A stretch of the Clostridium fungisolvens genome encodes the following:
- a CDS encoding MarR family winged helix-turn-helix transcriptional regulator: protein MNKQEQVMTGVREVFNKMAWLNKLKMEDILKGYKSSEIHCIEYIGGNEDPNVTKLGEAFYMTRGAISKLTKKLIQKGLIESYQKPDNKKEVYFRLTKKGQELYKVHDELHKEFQDRDKPIFEQVTEDQFDSMLRFIEKYSNHLDCEIKKQGVDIKSDKFE, encoded by the coding sequence ATGAACAAACAAGAACAGGTCATGACTGGTGTCAGAGAAGTATTTAACAAGATGGCTTGGCTTAATAAGCTTAAGATGGAGGACATTCTTAAGGGTTATAAGTCTTCTGAAATACACTGCATTGAATACATCGGAGGAAATGAAGATCCCAATGTGACAAAACTTGGTGAAGCCTTTTATATGACTAGGGGCGCCATAAGCAAATTAACTAAAAAGCTCATTCAAAAGGGTCTTATTGAAAGCTATCAGAAGCCTGATAATAAGAAAGAAGTCTATTTTAGGCTTACTAAAAAAGGGCAAGAACTCTATAAAGTCCATGATGAACTGCACAAAGAGTTTCAAGATCGTGATAAACCCATATTTGAGCAGGTAACCGAGGATCAATTTGACAGTATGCTTAGATTCATTGAAAAGTATAGTAACCATTTAGATTGTGAAATAAAGAAACAAGGTGTAGATATTAAGTCGGATAAATTTGAATAA
- a CDS encoding PP2C family protein-serine/threonine phosphatase translates to MGIRKVLIALCLILIATLFTTVALAEEENFPQIISITTGDKGENCSLVWLGKTDENTLSNINPELLVNKGNGEQVAVKPEAANPCGVDYVVFFERLKNYDMLDAIVTDNKKTATSPSHNDIKTLMDGLRSSDTISFVTYNEEFNRNFNSKVKFKPTDIGVLLKQYSKEPVAQGKNYLDILNEQDIFKNKNDGSRAILVVRFTDSSKSTLTLSNENSLKNALVFEGGVTNQGFDSTGILEQGRGYYLLNFKYDLSSAKSVILKFNGKSSKEFMPQPSEKKITETKPQKEVEVKPQTFLQKTMNFIRNIAFILIFAGCLLLIACIFLLHLLKKGRGKSNMIGKNGKIRTLKLDSMSSGANISIGNAQNIGRREEQQDSFAISDISNKQLYSEKGIFAVIADGMGGLANGRVSSNIVVESLLRYFSEQHFISSAQIELRNMIISANEKLLDYLHSTGNGRSGSTAIAVIIKEYELYWISVGDSRIYLYRGNRLYTLTRDHAYVTELLQKAIKGKIDFEEVLTHPDRRALTSYMGVEQLTDIDQNIKAFHLQPGDKVLLCSDGIYGSLDETEMAKVLMSDPQTSAFELEQRVLEKAYKGQDNLTTVVIGIE, encoded by the coding sequence ATGGGAATAAGAAAAGTTTTAATAGCCCTTTGTTTGATACTGATAGCAACTTTATTTACTACCGTTGCCTTAGCTGAAGAGGAAAACTTTCCACAAATAATTAGCATCACCACTGGAGATAAGGGAGAAAATTGCTCATTGGTATGGCTTGGAAAAACTGATGAAAATACATTAAGCAACATAAATCCAGAACTTCTTGTAAACAAAGGAAATGGAGAGCAGGTCGCTGTAAAGCCTGAAGCTGCAAATCCTTGTGGAGTGGATTATGTTGTTTTTTTTGAGAGGTTAAAAAACTATGATATGTTGGATGCAATTGTAACAGATAATAAAAAGACAGCAACAAGTCCTTCTCATAATGATATTAAGACTTTGATGGACGGATTAAGGTCTTCAGATACCATATCTTTTGTTACCTATAATGAAGAGTTTAATAGAAACTTTAACAGCAAAGTGAAATTCAAACCTACAGATATAGGAGTTCTTTTAAAGCAATATTCTAAAGAACCAGTGGCACAGGGTAAAAACTATCTAGACATTTTAAATGAACAGGATATTTTTAAAAACAAAAATGATGGCAGTAGAGCTATCTTGGTTGTAAGATTTACGGATTCATCAAAAAGCACACTTACACTCAGCAATGAAAACTCTTTAAAAAATGCGTTGGTCTTTGAAGGTGGTGTAACTAACCAAGGCTTTGATTCAACAGGTATATTAGAGCAAGGAAGAGGTTATTACCTTCTAAATTTCAAATATGACTTAAGTTCTGCTAAATCTGTAATATTAAAGTTTAACGGCAAGAGCAGTAAGGAATTTATGCCACAACCTTCTGAGAAAAAAATAACTGAGACCAAACCTCAAAAGGAAGTAGAGGTTAAACCACAAACATTCCTCCAAAAAACCATGAATTTTATAAGGAACATAGCCTTCATATTGATATTTGCAGGTTGCTTACTCCTCATAGCATGTATTTTTTTACTACATCTATTAAAGAAGGGTAGGGGTAAGAGTAATATGATAGGGAAAAATGGGAAGATTAGGACGCTTAAATTAGATAGTATGTCTTCAGGGGCTAATATATCTATCGGAAATGCTCAAAATATCGGAAGACGTGAAGAACAACAGGACTCCTTTGCAATTTCTGATATAAGCAATAAACAGCTATATTCTGAAAAGGGTATTTTCGCAGTGATTGCTGATGGTATGGGAGGACTTGCTAATGGAAGGGTGTCAAGCAACATTGTTGTTGAGTCACTACTGCGGTATTTTTCTGAGCAGCATTTTATCTCATCTGCCCAAATTGAACTGAGGAACATGATTATAAGTGCCAATGAGAAACTACTGGATTACTTACACAGCACAGGAAATGGAAGAAGTGGAAGTACGGCTATAGCAGTTATCATAAAAGAGTACGAGTTATACTGGATATCTGTTGGAGATAGCAGGATATACCTATATCGTGGAAATCGATTATATACTCTTACCAGAGACCATGCTTATGTTACAGAATTACTTCAAAAAGCTATTAAGGGGAAAATAGATTTTGAAGAAGTATTAACCCATCCTGATAGAAGAGCTCTCACAAGCTATATGGGTGTTGAGCAGTTAACTGATATAGATCAGAACATAAAGGCATTTCATCTTCAACCAGGAGATAAAGTTTTACTTTGCAGTGATGGAATATATGGTTCTCTAGATGAAACTGAAATGGCTAAAGTACTGATGAGTGATCCCCAGACTTCAGCCTTTGAACTTGAACAAAGAGTTTTGGAAAAGGCCTATAAAGGGCAAGACAATTTGACAACAGTGGTAATTGGAATTGAATAG
- a CDS encoding MFS transporter, with translation MSKFKSYNEQNSEQTVDKHPLIFGLISVFLCGIGFSIIAPVVPFLVQPYTSSPSEQAIVVTMLTSVYAVCVFFAAPALGALSDKYGRRPLLLICLLGSSIGYLVFGIGGALWVLFLGRIIEGITGGSISTIFAYFADIIPPAQRTKYFGWMSAVVGVGTIIGPTLGGLLAKFGYSVPMFFGALITLLNVVYGFFFMPESLDKNNRLKEITLVRLNPFTQLASILSMKTLKRLLVSAFLLWIPNGSLQAVFSQFTMDTFSWKPTVIGLMFSIMGFQDIVSQGLIMPRLLKKLSDKQIAILGMTSEIIGYGLIAASSLFSFYPLLIVGMFIYGFGDSIFGPSFNGMLSKSVDSSEQGRIQGGSQSIQALARMIGPIIGGQIYVSLGHAAPAFMGMILIAAAIPVLYKGRM, from the coding sequence ATGTCTAAATTTAAATCATACAATGAACAAAATTCAGAGCAAACAGTAGATAAGCATCCTTTAATATTCGGTCTTATATCTGTATTTCTTTGCGGAATAGGCTTTAGTATCATAGCACCTGTGGTGCCATTCTTAGTGCAACCTTATACAAGCAGCCCTAGTGAACAAGCTATAGTTGTTACTATGCTGACCTCTGTTTATGCAGTCTGCGTATTTTTTGCAGCTCCAGCACTTGGAGCTTTGAGCGACAAGTACGGCCGTCGTCCATTACTCTTGATATGCCTACTAGGTTCCTCAATTGGGTACTTAGTTTTTGGTATAGGCGGAGCTCTATGGGTGCTATTCCTAGGACGCATAATTGAAGGTATAACTGGCGGCAGCATAAGCACTATCTTCGCATATTTTGCAGATATCATTCCTCCAGCACAGAGAACTAAATACTTTGGATGGATGAGTGCTGTTGTAGGTGTCGGCACCATCATTGGTCCAACTCTAGGTGGACTACTTGCCAAGTTTGGTTATTCTGTACCAATGTTTTTTGGAGCACTTATTACTTTACTAAATGTTGTTTATGGATTCTTCTTTATGCCTGAAAGCCTAGACAAGAATAATAGACTTAAAGAGATTACCCTTGTAAGACTTAATCCATTTACACAGCTTGCAAGCATACTTTCTATGAAAACTTTAAAAAGACTTCTAGTGTCAGCGTTCTTACTTTGGATACCAAATGGATCTTTACAAGCAGTATTTTCACAATTTACTATGGATACTTTCAGTTGGAAGCCTACAGTAATCGGACTTATGTTTTCAATTATGGGCTTTCAAGACATTGTTTCACAAGGCCTCATAATGCCAAGGCTTTTGAAAAAACTTAGTGATAAACAGATTGCGATTCTCGGAATGACTTCGGAGATTATAGGCTACGGACTTATTGCAGCATCGTCCTTGTTCTCATTCTATCCTCTTTTAATCGTTGGAATGTTCATATATGGTTTTGGTGATTCTATCTTTGGCCCTTCCTTCAACGGAATGCTATCAAAATCTGTGGATTCTAGCGAACAAGGAAGGATTCAAGGAGGTAGCCAATCTATTCAGGCTTTAGCAAGAATGATTGGCCCTATTATTGGAGGTCAAATCTATGTATCACTTGGACATGCCGCACCTGCTTTTATGGGTATGATCCTTATAGCAGCTGCAATACCAGTTTTATATAAGGGACGTATGTAA
- a CDS encoding trypsin-like peptidase domain-containing protein: MFKKLFATLICFSITIFVFLGFSPNVTVFGDTASPSKIQEARKGVVMVYCDNGKESGMGSGFVVGRTGSPAKYVVTNFHVIEGNPQSIYVVISTDVLIKAKPIIMSPTGDYAVLEMEKELHDRIPLPILKSDTVSVAQKVYALGFPGAAAAIEDKNTWAPDDVTVSSGIISKEITVNGVGTYQIDVSINPGNSGGPLITEDGAVIGINRFGAKNATNINGAIKIDEIIASLNSLNVPYELYKAPENNSNNSTATVTTPSQPAKAVTEPEKKSVGVTGFIKANWILILAGAVVLIVIIVVVMLLSRKSKGVASKAQGFSGEQQISPQPVIHKSTPVYQSNRSFGIYGVSGYYQNKSFSLMKGKLVIGRDYNVCSVVYPADTAGISSVHCEVNYDADSNKCVLVDRGSTYGTFLSNGEKLMKGRPYYLGPHDSFYLASPANKFEIREI; this comes from the coding sequence GTGTTTAAAAAGCTATTTGCAACTTTAATCTGTTTTAGTATAACAATTTTTGTTTTTCTAGGATTTTCTCCTAATGTTACAGTTTTTGGGGATACAGCGAGTCCTTCAAAAATTCAAGAGGCTAGAAAAGGCGTAGTTATGGTGTATTGTGACAATGGAAAAGAATCTGGTATGGGATCAGGATTTGTAGTTGGTAGAACTGGAAGTCCTGCAAAATATGTGGTTACAAATTTCCATGTTATTGAGGGAAATCCACAGAGTATTTATGTAGTCATATCTACTGATGTACTCATAAAGGCAAAACCAATCATAATGAGTCCTACTGGTGATTATGCAGTGCTGGAAATGGAAAAAGAATTACACGATAGAATTCCTCTTCCAATTCTTAAGAGTGATACAGTTTCAGTTGCTCAAAAGGTATATGCTTTAGGATTTCCTGGAGCAGCAGCAGCAATTGAAGATAAAAATACATGGGCTCCAGATGATGTAACTGTGTCCAGTGGAATAATAAGTAAGGAAATCACAGTTAATGGAGTAGGTACCTATCAAATTGATGTAAGCATAAACCCAGGTAATTCAGGTGGACCACTCATAACAGAAGATGGTGCAGTAATAGGCATAAACCGATTCGGAGCAAAAAATGCAACTAATATCAATGGGGCCATTAAAATTGATGAGATTATAGCAAGCCTTAACTCATTGAATGTACCATATGAACTATACAAGGCACCTGAAAACAATTCTAATAATAGTACTGCTACTGTAACTACCCCTTCTCAACCAGCTAAAGCTGTCACAGAGCCAGAGAAAAAGAGTGTCGGGGTTACAGGTTTTATAAAGGCCAATTGGATTTTAATATTGGCTGGTGCAGTTGTTTTGATAGTTATCATTGTTGTTGTAATGTTATTAAGCAGAAAGTCAAAGGGAGTAGCATCTAAGGCACAAGGATTTTCTGGGGAGCAGCAGATTTCACCTCAACCTGTGATTCATAAGTCAACACCTGTATACCAATCAAATCGTAGCTTTGGTATATATGGAGTTTCTGGGTATTATCAAAATAAATCCTTCAGCCTTATGAAGGGGAAACTGGTTATTGGTAGAGATTACAATGTGTGCAGCGTAGTATACCCTGCAGATACAGCGGGCATAAGCTCAGTTCACTGTGAAGTAAATTATGATGCAGACTCAAACAAATGCGTTCTTGTTGATAGGGGTTCAACCTATGGAACCTTTCTTTCAAATGGGGAGAAGCTTATGAAAGGAAGACCTTACTATCTTGGTCCTCATGATAGTTTCTACTTGGCCTCTCCAGCAAATAAATTTGAGATCAGGGAGATTTAG
- a CDS encoding FHA domain-containing protein: protein MKRCEKGHFYDAKRTPTCPYCSGSSDSINLTAPLDSGTGEISKTRPLSESGSEISKTRPLGVNQHNNVVQGDREKTVALMKEAIGVDPVVGWLVCIEGADKGRDYRIHGERNFMGRSEKMDICIRGDETISRDTHAVISYDSRRNTFRLYQGDAKGIVYLNDEEVVTAVLLKPYDTIELGKSKLLFIPFCGELFKWE, encoded by the coding sequence ATGAAAAGATGTGAAAAAGGTCATTTTTATGATGCAAAGAGGACACCGACATGCCCTTACTGCAGTGGCAGCTCGGATTCTATTAATTTAACAGCTCCTCTTGACTCTGGTACAGGAGAAATTTCTAAAACTCGTCCATTATCAGAAAGCGGCTCAGAAATATCAAAAACAAGACCACTTGGAGTTAATCAACATAATAATGTAGTACAAGGTGATAGGGAAAAGACAGTAGCATTGATGAAGGAAGCAATTGGCGTAGATCCTGTAGTAGGCTGGCTTGTGTGCATAGAAGGTGCTGACAAAGGAAGAGATTATAGAATACATGGTGAGCGTAATTTTATGGGACGTTCAGAAAAGATGGACATCTGCATTCGTGGAGATGAAACAATTTCAAGAGATACTCATGCAGTTATCAGTTATGATTCACGAAGAAATACCTTCAGGCTTTACCAAGGGGATGCTAAGGGAATTGTGTATTTAAATGATGAAGAAGTTGTTACGGCTGTGCTTCTAAAGCCTTATGATACCATAGAGCTAGGAAAGAGTAAGTTATTGTTCATTCCATTCTGTGGGGAGTTATTTAAATGGGAATAA
- a CDS encoding FHA domain-containing protein — MKKFLLYIFCIICMTVFSIDVFALEESEKLIINSVNVKKDSFSVYFDTVYTNGSFNSSNIDSSNLTASIGSVKLPLKSLDRYESTGEGIAYVLMADASKSMGTKGKESIIKLFTEIINQASINDKIAVVTFGESENILQDFTSDKKILIDKINTVNVKEDGTDLYRAVSKALDMLSSDKSLPAEKAIVILSDGQESNDQGITKDEVLLKLPQSHIPVVSVPYKTSDSAAAKENLKILGSFARLSNGLDFTQNDNKTFSDIAKATAERFKKTFVGKFDSSAVKMEGQTVTLNLAVKLNGSTTISANQSIVLPVVDTSQTTKITPTPPQTQTSVVPGKNTKGFSKYIPYIAGGAIILLTVLVLLVTKMRKKDEYTEYSFNEGGSTGEEEKNSTVFVSEGDENKAMEVGKTVGLYEESNGSNSIQKTGPLPQSPPKGGIKIRFTKLGREDIVSYEILLSSSIIIGRDPAIAKLVFKEDELLSGKHCELVLQDSRIFVRDLGSTNGTYVNGVPLSGPCCLHNDDILLIGSMELRVCFYEPN, encoded by the coding sequence GTGAAGAAATTTCTTCTGTATATCTTTTGTATTATATGTATGACGGTGTTTTCCATTGATGTCTTTGCTCTGGAAGAGTCAGAGAAGCTTATTATTAATAGTGTAAATGTAAAGAAGGATAGCTTCAGTGTTTACTTCGACACAGTGTATACTAATGGAAGCTTCAACAGTTCTAATATAGATAGTTCAAATCTTACTGCTTCCATTGGTAGTGTTAAGTTACCCTTAAAAAGTCTTGATAGATATGAGAGTACTGGAGAAGGAATCGCTTATGTACTTATGGCAGATGCATCTAAGTCCATGGGAACTAAGGGAAAAGAAAGTATCATAAAGCTATTTACGGAAATTATAAATCAGGCCAGTATAAATGACAAAATAGCTGTAGTTACTTTTGGAGAAAGCGAAAATATACTACAGGACTTCACCTCAGATAAAAAAATTCTTATTGATAAAATAAACACAGTAAATGTAAAAGAAGATGGGACTGATTTGTACCGTGCTGTGTCAAAGGCCCTTGATATGCTTTCATCTGATAAATCCCTTCCTGCAGAAAAGGCTATAGTTATTCTATCTGATGGACAGGAGTCAAATGATCAGGGAATCACCAAGGATGAAGTGTTACTTAAACTTCCTCAAAGCCACATTCCAGTAGTATCAGTACCATATAAAACCTCAGACAGTGCTGCGGCAAAAGAAAATTTAAAGATTTTAGGAAGCTTTGCACGGTTGTCAAATGGCTTAGATTTTACTCAGAATGATAATAAAACTTTTTCTGACATTGCAAAAGCCACTGCAGAAAGATTTAAGAAGACCTTTGTTGGTAAGTTCGATAGTAGTGCTGTAAAGATGGAAGGTCAGACTGTAACTCTTAATCTCGCTGTAAAGTTAAATGGAAGTACTACAATCTCTGCAAATCAAAGTATAGTTCTACCTGTAGTGGATACTTCACAAACTACAAAGATTACTCCAACGCCACCACAGACACAAACTTCTGTGGTACCTGGAAAAAACACTAAAGGTTTTTCAAAATATATTCCTTATATAGCAGGTGGCGCTATTATCTTATTGACTGTGTTAGTTCTGTTAGTTACGAAAATGAGAAAGAAGGACGAGTACACTGAGTATAGCTTTAATGAAGGTGGTTCTACAGGAGAAGAAGAAAAGAATTCTACAGTTTTTGTTTCTGAAGGAGATGAGAATAAGGCAATGGAAGTAGGAAAAACAGTGGGCTTATATGAAGAGTCAAATGGAAGCAATTCCATTCAAAAAACAGGTCCTCTACCACAGAGTCCCCCAAAAGGTGGAATTAAAATAAGATTCACTAAGCTTGGCAGAGAGGATATTGTTTCTTATGAGATACTGCTAAGCAGCAGTATTATTATAGGAAGAGATCCTGCCATAGCAAAACTGGTCTTTAAAGAGGATGAACTGCTCTCAGGAAAGCACTGCGAGCTTGTGCTTCAAGATTCAAGGATATTTGTCAGAGATTTGGGTTCAACAAACGGAACCTATGTTAATGGTGTTCCACTTTCTGGTCCTTGTTGTCTTCACAACGATGATATTTTGCTCATAGGTTCCATGGAACTAAGAGTTTGCTTTTATGAACCTAACTAG
- a CDS encoding protein kinase domain-containing protein, with translation MDVNKLCIACMNESVTEGICNFCGYLQSYETITPNSLPPRTILNGKYMVGKVLGHGGFGITYISWDLIGSRKVAIKEFMPDGLVARSLGVSMVSFFSDEKKANFKYGLEKFLDEARMIYKYNSSPNIIYVYEFFEENGTAYYVMEYLDGMDLNQYLKLKGGKLGFEEMLNLITPVFSALKTIHKDGLIHRDISPDNIYVTKDMEIKLLDFGAARYAVGEKSQNLSVILKLGYAPEEQCRTKGHQGPWTDIYALGATIYHLLTGEKPPEAFERAADDNLIKPSLLGVSIPGYSELALLKAMSVYAKNRFQTVEDFERAFTTEQQFSSPQNISLETQNLSVLNPTPEVLHREQNVITLYAGFWKRAYAAVIDGLIIGTVSTISYYIDGMGILAVVICWLYFSLFECSSSQGTPGKQVMKLIVTDRYGNRISFMHATGRYFSKFISILTLFIGYILAGTTEKKQALHDIIAGTLVLQKNITPYEIHPSVESHKEILPQFSESHDNFQLPKPVLIGISGYFAGVSIPLGREPIMIGRNYKLCQLVFPEDIAGVSGIHCSISYDAVSKTFILIDQSSSFGTFLYSRKRISSGIPIYLKPGETFYIAEDNGFEVRV, from the coding sequence ATGGATGTTAACAAGCTTTGTATAGCGTGCATGAACGAAAGTGTAACTGAAGGGATATGCAACTTTTGTGGCTACTTACAGTCCTATGAGACCATAACCCCCAACTCACTTCCACCTCGAACTATACTTAATGGGAAATATATGGTGGGAAAGGTTTTAGGTCATGGAGGTTTTGGAATCACATATATATCCTGGGATTTAATTGGAAGTAGAAAAGTTGCAATCAAAGAATTCATGCCTGATGGTCTCGTAGCTCGCTCTCTTGGTGTTTCTATGGTGTCCTTCTTCAGCGATGAGAAAAAAGCTAACTTTAAGTATGGCCTTGAAAAATTCCTAGATGAAGCAAGAATGATATACAAATATAATAGTAGCCCTAACATAATATATGTTTATGAATTCTTCGAAGAAAATGGAACAGCTTATTATGTCATGGAATATCTTGATGGTATGGATTTAAATCAATATCTAAAGCTAAAAGGTGGAAAATTAGGCTTTGAGGAAATGCTTAATCTCATTACTCCAGTTTTCTCCGCATTAAAGACAATTCATAAGGATGGCTTAATCCACAGAGATATCAGTCCTGATAATATCTATGTGACAAAGGATATGGAGATTAAACTTTTGGATTTTGGAGCAGCTAGGTATGCTGTAGGAGAAAAAAGTCAGAACTTATCTGTAATTCTTAAGCTTGGATATGCTCCTGAAGAGCAGTGCAGAACTAAAGGACATCAGGGTCCTTGGACGGATATCTATGCCTTGGGGGCAACTATATACCACCTTCTCACAGGAGAAAAGCCGCCAGAAGCTTTTGAACGTGCTGCTGATGATAATTTAATAAAGCCTTCATTACTTGGGGTATCGATACCAGGTTATTCAGAACTGGCTTTATTAAAAGCTATGTCTGTTTACGCCAAAAACAGATTTCAAACAGTGGAAGACTTCGAAAGAGCCTTCACAACAGAACAGCAGTTTTCAAGTCCACAAAACATTTCTCTCGAAACTCAAAACCTTTCTGTTCTTAATCCAACTCCAGAAGTTTTGCACAGAGAACAGAACGTAATAACTTTGTATGCTGGATTTTGGAAAAGAGCGTATGCAGCTGTTATTGACGGATTAATTATTGGAACAGTAAGTACAATTTCTTACTATATTGATGGGATGGGAATATTGGCAGTTGTCATATGCTGGTTGTATTTTTCATTATTTGAATGTTCTTCAAGCCAAGGAACCCCAGGAAAGCAAGTAATGAAACTCATTGTAACAGATCGTTATGGAAACCGTATTTCCTTTATGCATGCTACAGGACGTTACTTTAGCAAATTTATTTCTATTCTCACTCTGTTTATAGGATATATCCTTGCAGGAACTACTGAGAAAAAACAAGCTCTTCATGATATTATTGCAGGTACCTTGGTTCTGCAGAAAAATATTACTCCATACGAAATTCACCCTTCAGTTGAAAGTCATAAAGAAATTTTACCACAGTTTTCTGAATCCCACGATAATTTTCAACTTCCAAAGCCAGTTCTTATAGGGATATCAGGTTACTTTGCAGGGGTAAGTATCCCTTTAGGAAGGGAGCCTATTATGATTGGACGTAATTATAAGCTATGTCAGCTGGTTTTTCCTGAGGATATAGCTGGAGTCAGTGGAATACATTGTTCAATTTCTTATGACGCAGTTTCAAAAACCTTTATTTTAATTGATCAGAGTTCCTCTTTCGGCACTTTCCTCTATAGTAGAAAAAGAATTTCAAGTGGAATTCCCATATATCTAAAACCAGGGGAAACCTTTTATATTGCTGAAGATAACGGATTTGAGGTAAGAGTATAA
- a CDS encoding PP2C family protein-serine/threonine phosphatase: MIFTTSLSSNIGGRDKNDDYAGYMFKEGSYGAWITADGLGGHVDGDVASRIAVESSLKAFEENNSLEILNIENIISKANLDIINAQSDHKASNGMRTTLVALFTDSKKVVWAHVGDTRLYYFKNGSLSARTKDHSVSQLAVSSGDISEDQIRFHEDRNKLLRVLGTGPELKVDVLKQPLQVEAGDAFLLCTDGFWEYVYEAEMEIDFSKAASPQQWVSFMIERLYMRIPPGNDNFTAVAVFVE; this comes from the coding sequence ATGATTTTCACAACTTCGTTATCATCAAATATTGGCGGAAGAGATAAAAACGATGATTATGCCGGCTATATGTTCAAAGAAGGTAGCTATGGCGCGTGGATAACAGCGGATGGTCTTGGGGGACATGTGGATGGAGATGTAGCTTCTAGGATTGCTGTTGAAAGTTCTCTTAAAGCCTTTGAAGAAAACAATTCTCTGGAAATACTCAATATTGAAAATATAATCTCAAAAGCAAACTTGGATATCATAAATGCTCAAAGTGATCATAAGGCAAGCAATGGCATGAGAACAACCCTTGTTGCTCTTTTTACAGATTCAAAAAAAGTAGTATGGGCACATGTAGGTGATACCAGATTATATTATTTCAAAAATGGTTCGTTAAGTGCTAGAACTAAGGATCACAGTGTTTCTCAACTTGCAGTGTCCTCTGGTGATATATCTGAGGATCAAATCAGATTTCACGAAGACAGAAATAAGCTCCTAAGAGTTTTAGGCACTGGACCAGAGCTTAAGGTTGATGTGCTGAAGCAGCCCCTTCAGGTTGAAGCTGGAGACGCTTTTTTACTCTGCACTGATGGCTTTTGGGAGTATGTATATGAAGCTGAAATGGAGATAGACTTTTCAAAAGCAGCATCACCTCAGCAGTGGGTAAGTTTTATGATAGAAAGGCTTTACATGCGTATACCACCAGGAAATGACAATTTTACTGCAGTTGCTGTATTTGTTGAATAG
- a CDS encoding RDD family protein: MNTTNYADFGKRFAAILLDGLILSIPSYLISMLIGPIFSVLLYWLYFAVMESSPKMATIGKQALGIVVTDLNGNRISFGKATGRYFGKIISSLVLCFGYFMALWTERKQALHDMMAGTLVLVGKADGSQSNFSPNPSNQRYNPSLGGGAMLYAVAGEFVGKSFPIPPSGLTLGRDASNCQVVFSASSPGVSRLHCSIYYNSSSGMFVLTDTGSSYGTYHEKGMKLTHGQSITLRPGERFYLATRSNMFEVRV; this comes from the coding sequence ATGAATACAACTAATTATGCCGATTTTGGTAAAAGGTTTGCTGCCATTTTACTTGATGGGCTTATACTTTCAATACCATCTTATCTAATTAGTATGCTTATCGGACCTATATTTTCCGTCCTATTGTATTGGCTTTACTTTGCCGTTATGGAGTCCTCTCCCAAAATGGCCACTATCGGAAAACAAGCACTAGGTATAGTAGTTACTGATCTTAATGGGAATAGAATTTCTTTTGGTAAAGCTACTGGAAGGTACTTTGGGAAAATAATTTCAAGTCTTGTGCTTTGCTTTGGATATTTTATGGCACTATGGACAGAGAGAAAACAGGCTCTCCATGATATGATGGCGGGAACATTGGTTTTAGTAGGAAAGGCAGATGGAAGTCAAAGCAATTTTTCACCTAATCCGTCAAACCAGAGGTATAATCCATCTTTAGGTGGAGGAGCGATGCTTTATGCAGTGGCAGGAGAATTTGTAGGGAAGTCGTTTCCAATTCCACCAAGTGGATTAACTCTCGGTAGAGATGCCTCAAACTGCCAGGTTGTCTTTTCAGCCTCCAGTCCAGGGGTGAGCAGACTACATTGTTCAATCTACTATAACAGCAGCAGCGGAATGTTCGTACTCACAGATACCGGCTCTTCCTATGGAACGTATCATGAAAAGGGTATGAAACTGACCCATGGTCAATCAATCACCCTAAGGCCAGGAGAAAGGTTTTACCTTGCAACCAGGTCAAATATGTTTGAAGTTAGAGTGTAG